The Haloarchaeobius sp. HME9146 genome includes a region encoding these proteins:
- a CDS encoding transcription initiation factor IIB family protein, whose product MTRDSKGNQLSARERRRVYRMQREHHRGRWQSTAEQNLSRGCREVSRLSGMLDLSRTVREEASTLFRAAQTADLLLGRSVEAMAAACVYATCRCRGLGRTREEVLCCVECPAGLVDACYRALQKQFQLDTQPTSYDARLSRLLSELDVPDDLSRRARELGRRAREQGLTNGRRPSGIAAACLYLAVREARYPLTQKAIADAAGSTATTLRARYRELSAADSIAP is encoded by the coding sequence GTGACCAGGGACTCGAAGGGGAACCAACTCTCGGCCCGTGAGCGACGGCGTGTCTACCGGATGCAGCGCGAGCATCACCGTGGGCGCTGGCAGTCGACGGCCGAACAGAACCTCTCCCGTGGCTGTCGAGAGGTGTCGCGACTGAGCGGGATGCTCGACCTCTCTCGTACTGTCCGCGAGGAAGCGTCGACCCTGTTCCGTGCCGCCCAGACGGCAGACCTGCTTCTTGGGCGGTCGGTCGAGGCGATGGCCGCGGCCTGTGTCTACGCGACGTGTCGCTGTCGTGGGCTTGGGAGAACTCGCGAGGAGGTGCTCTGCTGTGTGGAATGTCCCGCAGGCCTGGTTGATGCGTGCTATCGCGCCCTGCAGAAACAGTTCCAGCTCGATACCCAGCCGACCTCCTACGATGCCCGACTTTCGCGACTCCTCTCTGAACTCGACGTCCCGGACGACCTCTCGCGTCGCGCCCGCGAACTCGGGAGACGAGCACGGGAACAGGGACTGACGAATGGCCGGCGTCCATCCGGTATCGCGGCGGCCTGTCTGTATCTGGCGGTGCGGGAGGCGAGATACCCACTGACTCAGAAAGCCATCGCAGACGCGGCGGGGTCGACGGCCACCACGCTTCGGGCTCGGTACAGGGAACTCTCCGCAGCCGATTCTATCGCCCCCTGA
- a CDS encoding diadenylate cyclase, protein MITGPNVGQAEYATLPETIDILRYSAESLSLNFTRWDERYVTGPSLYFIIVADIDFGKYTDPLGDNTWPVKHCPAVTISSDEFINAARNVAFSCDGAVVIAADRTIQEQLVRVRSPSATEPTEEPPIASANWMGTKHLSALEISLREEVLAAVTLSEENGRVTTFRDGKYNDFERDELGGRWRIRR, encoded by the coding sequence ATGATTACAGGACCCAATGTCGGTCAGGCGGAATACGCGACTCTCCCAGAAACAATCGATATTCTTCGATATAGTGCTGAGAGTTTGAGTCTAAACTTCACCCGATGGGATGAACGATACGTGACCGGACCGAGTCTCTATTTCATCATCGTCGCAGACATCGATTTCGGCAAGTACACCGACCCGTTAGGAGACAATACCTGGCCTGTCAAGCACTGTCCAGCAGTCACGATCTCATCTGACGAGTTCATCAATGCTGCCCGCAACGTGGCGTTCAGCTGCGATGGGGCGGTCGTGATCGCTGCAGACCGGACGATACAGGAACAACTGGTTCGTGTTCGAAGCCCGAGTGCTACCGAACCAACCGAAGAGCCACCCATTGCGTCTGCTAATTGGATGGGGACCAAGCATCTCAGTGCGCTCGAGATCTCTCTCCGCGAAGAGGTCCTTGCCGCGGTGACACTCAGTGAAGAGAACGGGCGTGTGACAACCTTTCGAGACGGGAAATACAACGATTTCGAACGTGACGAACTCGGGGGACGGTGGCGCATCAGAAGATAA
- a CDS encoding SOSS complex subunit B family protein, translating to MSSKNALGKEGTETVLATEQSALDAWTAAESERAWGAETPELQATYAQERAARVDVTYEERRGLTLEAEERLAAREWEIERTRTRYDREQHSDREARTSKSVATGSIAKRADFQARAACVNERLDKTKADPRERVSKSKLGVINQQAARIHGEFRKSSRAALSRELAEHVVAGKDGLSSAVAVMEAERTRRGTVVPISAVGDVNSSEVSIEGRVQTLWEPSSSKIQQVGLVEDESGVVKVTVWKRAKQPLFAEGDVVRIHAAAKSWYEGRCSLALTGWSRVTFPERGRWWSSE from the coding sequence ATGTCAAGCAAGAACGCACTCGGCAAAGAAGGTACGGAAACGGTACTGGCAACTGAACAGTCGGCGCTGGACGCGTGGACGGCGGCGGAATCGGAGAGAGCGTGGGGGGCGGAGACCCCAGAACTGCAGGCGACGTATGCACAGGAGCGGGCGGCACGGGTCGACGTGACCTACGAGGAGAGACGGGGGCTGACGCTGGAGGCCGAGGAACGGCTGGCAGCGCGGGAGTGGGAGATCGAACGGACGAGAACCCGGTATGACCGGGAACAGCACTCGGACAGAGAGGCGAGAACTTCGAAATCGGTTGCGACAGGGAGCATCGCGAAGAGAGCAGACTTCCAGGCGCGCGCGGCGTGTGTGAACGAGCGGTTGGATAAGACGAAAGCGGACCCGAGAGAACGGGTGTCGAAATCGAAATTGGGAGTCATCAACCAGCAGGCGGCGCGCATCCATGGAGAGTTCAGAAAGTCGTCGCGGGCGGCACTCTCGCGTGAACTGGCCGAGCACGTGGTCGCGGGGAAGGACGGACTGAGCAGTGCGGTGGCGGTGATGGAAGCAGAACGGACGCGGCGCGGGACGGTCGTGCCGATCTCGGCGGTCGGAGACGTGAACAGTAGCGAGGTGAGCATCGAGGGTCGCGTACAGACCCTGTGGGAGCCGTCGTCATCGAAGATTCAACAGGTGGGCCTCGTCGAGGACGAGAGCGGCGTGGTGAAGGTGACGGTCTGGAAGCGCGCGAAGCAACCCCTGTTCGCGGAAGGCGATGTGGTCCGTATTCATGCGGCGGCGAAGAGCTGGTACGAGGGCCGGTGCAGCCTGGCACTGACGGGCTGGTCGCGTGTGACCTTCCCCGAGCGCGGGCGGTGGTGGTCGAGCGAGTAG
- a CDS encoding ATP-binding protein yields the protein MSHPRTPPDTDSLPVTADDSRSYVRIQPTAEALDAETVVAQFRRLHQVRLESQKESFLDRFRGSPSPTLEALLVSDGEETTYYVGVDTQALDATRRILRSLFPDGYEFSSQQWAPDRVVQDSRALAAVEYCGRVSHPKDWQTRLTKFESFLTDATARVPLAGIVEAMAESPLPMVYQILLRPRADWSGQRAARVESIENQHDHVSDQLTTALFGAPDEVLLTQDDEERLEELASRDSRRSFDVNARLVVAGKRRQEPADALARELADALSHVSHTCYEVTGRVRTGSAAEKVLQDVRDRTLYQPKYGRLSKMPWRRPESPGLVVDVHELGSFCLLDGAALTADGTRSVDATPGERRSVPQPPQTVLDRYRGAGLALGKPLTTDGTVHPEPVVLPPELQPMHVAWFGKTGSGKSTALTTAMLENHRATDGASILIDPKGDGMATDYLRAHFARYGHLENVLYFDCSQTLPAFSFFDIRDQLAAGVPRTTAVEDSVDHYLEILGQVMGVERFERAVRSPDIIRYLVKALYDPVSGSDAYAHSDLETAVRQLHERQTAPAVSDASLEQLLAGVVANKARSFDEIMQGVANRIEKIPVDQRLARIFNHVPGEGDSHFDLADYLDENVVIILDTGSLRPQAQRVLTLVVLSNLWTALRRRAARSDADERPLVNLYIEEAASVAISDLLKELLAQARGFGCSVTLAMQFPGQLRRERDVYDEILNNVSTVVTGNVPNDRDLARRLATDDMDATEVGNRLRALRRGQWLVKLPAGFGLAEPRPFTVASLPPPLGHPAGTKRRQKERWSVDETLVSVQERTLAEAGLALGQASTTSDPVDEPALDAPDSASEGVRVDSALPYTKRMPPTVAYDRGLHALRCRECGNRYDPSSMGMVRAIECCSSLADTDPDDVPICALNLKLAAAERAASPHSDRQLMFLQAVYNAQQLRYDAPEYDLLHDSMIRLQEYVGIASDAVQDLIDANLLTHDTDHPHRLFTVTVDGRKAIGESYREGVDYGHGKGDLEESSQHVLAVEVARRHLEQNYVADPDSAVVRVQPYYDLDENRRLDLAGLDAAGEIVVTVEVERINNDVRRAVPADYDKMAACEPEEAIWVVMTHAGGHEVLAALNDPLEGEPRVEKTYSPKTPPYQFRIDTPGMTAVYPADYLRDRLSD from the coding sequence ATGTCACACCCACGCACACCCCCAGATACAGATAGCCTGCCCGTCACGGCCGACGACTCGCGCTCGTACGTTCGAATCCAGCCCACAGCCGAGGCGCTCGACGCAGAGACGGTCGTGGCGCAGTTCCGGCGGTTGCATCAGGTGCGACTCGAGTCTCAGAAAGAATCGTTCCTCGACCGCTTCAGGGGAAGTCCGAGTCCGACACTCGAGGCCCTGCTCGTCAGCGATGGCGAGGAGACCACGTACTACGTGGGCGTCGACACACAGGCGCTCGACGCCACGCGGCGCATCCTGCGGAGTCTCTTTCCCGATGGCTACGAATTTAGCTCGCAACAATGGGCACCGGACCGCGTCGTGCAGGATTCCAGAGCCCTCGCTGCGGTCGAGTACTGTGGCCGGGTCAGCCATCCGAAGGACTGGCAGACTCGCCTTACGAAATTCGAGTCGTTTCTGACCGACGCCACAGCGAGAGTCCCACTGGCCGGCATCGTCGAGGCGATGGCCGAGTCTCCACTGCCGATGGTGTACCAGATCCTGCTGCGTCCACGTGCGGACTGGTCGGGGCAACGCGCTGCCCGGGTCGAGAGCATCGAGAACCAGCACGACCACGTGAGCGACCAGCTCACGACCGCCCTGTTCGGGGCTCCGGACGAGGTGCTACTCACCCAGGACGACGAGGAGCGTCTCGAAGAGCTCGCGTCGCGTGACTCACGGCGCTCGTTCGACGTGAACGCCCGGCTGGTCGTCGCAGGGAAGCGGCGTCAGGAACCAGCCGATGCACTCGCCCGGGAGCTCGCCGACGCGCTCAGTCACGTAAGCCACACCTGCTACGAGGTCACAGGACGAGTCAGGACTGGCTCGGCAGCCGAGAAGGTCCTGCAGGACGTACGCGATCGGACGCTGTACCAGCCGAAATACGGGCGTCTCAGCAAGATGCCGTGGCGTCGCCCCGAGAGTCCCGGGCTGGTCGTCGATGTCCACGAACTCGGGAGTTTCTGCCTGCTCGATGGGGCAGCCCTCACCGCAGATGGCACACGAAGCGTCGATGCCACACCGGGAGAACGTCGGTCGGTCCCCCAGCCGCCACAGACCGTGCTGGACCGGTATCGCGGAGCCGGACTCGCCCTGGGGAAGCCCCTGACCACGGACGGAACGGTTCATCCCGAACCGGTCGTCCTGCCTCCCGAACTCCAGCCCATGCACGTCGCCTGGTTCGGGAAGACAGGTTCGGGGAAGTCGACCGCGCTTACCACAGCGATGCTGGAGAACCACCGCGCCACCGACGGTGCGAGCATCCTCATCGACCCCAAGGGAGACGGGATGGCCACGGACTACCTGCGAGCGCACTTTGCGCGGTACGGCCACCTCGAGAACGTGCTGTACTTCGACTGTTCACAGACCCTTCCCGCGTTCTCCTTCTTCGATATCCGCGACCAGCTCGCCGCGGGCGTGCCCCGGACCACTGCGGTCGAGGACAGCGTCGACCACTACCTCGAGATACTGGGTCAGGTCATGGGTGTCGAACGCTTCGAGCGGGCGGTCCGCTCTCCAGATATCATCCGCTACCTCGTGAAGGCGCTGTACGACCCAGTGAGTGGCAGTGACGCCTACGCACACAGTGACCTCGAGACCGCGGTTCGCCAGCTTCACGAACGCCAGACTGCGCCCGCCGTGTCTGATGCCTCGCTTGAACAACTGCTCGCCGGCGTGGTCGCGAATAAGGCCCGGTCGTTCGACGAGATCATGCAGGGCGTCGCGAACCGCATCGAGAAGATCCCCGTCGACCAGCGCCTGGCCAGAATCTTCAACCACGTCCCCGGGGAGGGCGATTCCCACTTCGACCTCGCAGACTACCTCGACGAGAACGTCGTCATCATCCTCGACACGGGCTCGCTCCGCCCACAGGCTCAGCGCGTCCTCACGCTGGTCGTCCTCTCGAACCTCTGGACCGCCCTGCGTCGACGGGCGGCTCGCAGCGATGCGGACGAGCGCCCGCTGGTGAACCTCTACATCGAAGAAGCCGCGAGCGTCGCCATCTCTGACCTCCTGAAAGAACTGCTCGCCCAGGCCCGGGGCTTCGGCTGCTCGGTCACGCTCGCGATGCAGTTCCCCGGGCAGTTACGACGAGAGCGCGACGTCTACGACGAGATTCTGAACAACGTTTCGACAGTGGTCACGGGGAACGTTCCGAACGACAGGGACCTTGCCCGCCGGCTCGCGACCGACGACATGGACGCGACCGAGGTCGGGAACCGTCTTCGCGCCTTGCGACGCGGCCAGTGGCTGGTGAAGCTTCCCGCTGGATTCGGGTTGGCAGAACCACGGCCGTTCACAGTGGCGTCGTTACCGCCACCACTCGGGCATCCAGCAGGGACGAAACGCCGTCAGAAGGAACGGTGGTCGGTCGATGAGACACTCGTCTCGGTTCAAGAGCGCACATTGGCCGAAGCAGGGTTGGCCCTCGGGCAGGCAAGCACAACTTCAGACCCGGTCGATGAGCCTGCCCTCGATGCCCCAGACTCGGCCAGCGAAGGCGTCAGAGTCGATTCTGCACTTCCCTACACCAAACGGATGCCACCCACGGTTGCCTACGACCGGGGACTCCACGCCCTTCGCTGTCGGGAGTGTGGGAACCGGTACGACCCCAGTTCGATGGGGATGGTCCGGGCCATCGAGTGCTGTAGCTCACTCGCAGATACCGACCCTGACGACGTGCCGATCTGCGCGCTCAATCTGAAGCTCGCCGCTGCCGAGCGTGCTGCATCGCCACACTCAGACCGCCAGCTCATGTTCCTGCAGGCGGTGTACAACGCCCAGCAGCTTCGATACGATGCGCCAGAATACGACCTGCTCCACGACAGCATGATTCGACTCCAGGAGTACGTCGGTATCGCCAGCGATGCCGTGCAGGACCTCATAGACGCCAACTTACTGACCCACGACACCGACCATCCGCACCGGCTGTTCACGGTGACCGTCGATGGTCGGAAGGCAATCGGCGAGAGCTATCGCGAAGGCGTCGACTACGGCCACGGGAAAGGCGACCTCGAAGAGTCCAGCCAGCACGTCCTCGCGGTCGAGGTCGCCAGACGACATCTGGAACAGAACTACGTTGCAGACCCAGATTCGGCCGTGGTTCGGGTGCAACCGTACTACGACCTGGACGAGAACCGTCGCCTGGACCTCGCAGGGCTGGATGCCGCGGGTGAAATCGTGGTCACGGTCGAGGTCGAACGCATCAACAACGACGTCCGTCGGGCAGTTCCCGCGGATTACGACAAGATGGCCGCGTGCGAGCCCGAAGAGGCTATCTGGGTCGTCATGACCCACGCAGGTGGGCACGAGGTCCTCGCCGCACTGAACGACCCCCTCGAGGGCGAACCCCGCGTCGAGAAGACCTACAGTCCGAAGACCCCGCCCTACCAGTTCCGAATCGACACGCCAGGCATGACTGCCGTCTACCCGGCCGACTATCTGCGGGACCGGCTGTCTGACTGA
- a CDS encoding uracil-DNA glycosylase family protein: MTTEWIERVRQNALDGGGACAGCPAHEDGRSCRVNPGLFDPDGDVMFVTIEPSHQFDWDDYDDWAEYNDEITEKFMDQWTGGPILEKLLEPIPGVDMTSVWMADAIKCPPEGGIDDQVRNEEFAHCKSYLQEEIEQVDPDVIVGLGKNACLRTLSALGEPRDSLSVARECGRIVETDPPVVISPHWSYGWLSRQTSESWGQGWLSEQPQLDDSYSQNMEAIRASIEAVRAEASVAGDAKAKEEEITVRADTHRGRVCKALSTEEWMDSEGVADQTRYRTGGASSVLSDLYRAEYVIRRTSQGEGNSQYEYRLVEGVSVQE, from the coding sequence ATGACAACTGAGTGGATAGAACGAGTCCGACAGAACGCACTGGATGGTGGGGGAGCCTGTGCTGGATGTCCGGCCCATGAAGACGGCCGGTCGTGCCGTGTGAATCCTGGCCTGTTCGATCCCGATGGCGACGTGATGTTCGTCACCATCGAGCCCAGTCACCAGTTCGACTGGGATGACTACGACGACTGGGCCGAATACAACGATGAGATTACGGAGAAGTTCATGGACCAGTGGACTGGCGGGCCCATCCTGGAGAAACTGCTCGAGCCGATTCCCGGTGTGGACATGACGTCCGTGTGGATGGCGGACGCGATCAAGTGCCCACCAGAAGGTGGTATCGACGACCAGGTCCGCAACGAGGAGTTCGCACACTGCAAGTCATACCTTCAGGAAGAGATCGAGCAGGTCGACCCCGACGTGATTGTCGGCCTGGGAAAGAACGCCTGTCTTCGTACGCTGTCCGCGCTTGGAGAACCTCGAGACAGCCTCTCGGTAGCACGTGAATGCGGTCGCATCGTCGAGACGGACCCGCCCGTCGTGATTTCACCCCACTGGAGTTACGGTTGGCTGAGTCGACAGACGAGCGAGTCCTGGGGTCAGGGCTGGCTCTCTGAGCAACCACAGCTCGACGACTCGTACTCGCAGAACATGGAGGCCATCAGGGCATCCATCGAAGCGGTCCGTGCCGAGGCTTCAGTTGCGGGGGATGCGAAGGCCAAAGAAGAGGAGATTACCGTCAGGGCGGATACCCACCGCGGCCGGGTCTGTAAAGCACTGTCTACCGAGGAGTGGATGGATAGCGAGGGCGTCGCGGACCAGACCAGATACAGGACGGGTGGAGCCTCGAGTGTGCTGTCTGACCTCTACCGGGCGGAGTACGTGATCCGTCGGACGTCACAGGGTGAAGGGAACTCCCAGTACGAGTATCGGTTGGTGGAGGGCGTCAGTGTGCAAGAATAG
- the aglF gene encoding UTP--glucose-1-phosphate uridylyltransferase AglF, whose protein sequence is MKAVVLAAGKGTRLRPLTDDNPKGMVEVAGKPIITHCLEQLKELGADEFIIVVGYMKEKIVSHYGDEFEGIPITYTHQREQNGLAHALLTVEEHIDDDFMLMLGDNIFQANLQDVVRRQREDRADAAFLVEEVPWEDASRYGVCDTNQYGEITDVIEKPEDPPLNLVMTGFYTFTPAIFHACHLVQPSNRGEYEISDAVDLLIQSGRTIDAIRIDGWRSDIGYPEDRDKAEERLEQLVEA, encoded by the coding sequence ATGAAAGCTGTCGTTCTAGCTGCTGGGAAGGGGACACGCCTCCGCCCGCTAACCGACGATAATCCGAAAGGGATGGTGGAAGTCGCAGGTAAGCCGATTATCACGCACTGTCTGGAACAGCTCAAAGAGCTTGGTGCAGACGAGTTCATCATCGTCGTTGGCTACATGAAGGAGAAGATCGTGAGTCACTACGGCGATGAGTTCGAGGGCATCCCCATCACCTACACTCACCAACGCGAACAGAATGGCCTAGCGCACGCACTCTTGACCGTGGAAGAGCACATCGACGACGACTTCATGCTGATGCTCGGGGACAACATCTTCCAGGCCAACCTACAAGATGTGGTCCGTCGGCAACGAGAAGACCGTGCAGATGCGGCCTTCCTCGTCGAAGAGGTGCCGTGGGAAGACGCAAGTCGCTATGGCGTGTGCGACACGAACCAGTACGGCGAGATCACGGATGTCATCGAGAAGCCAGAGGACCCGCCGTTGAATCTGGTGATGACTGGGTTCTATACGTTTACCCCCGCCATTTTCCACGCCTGCCATCTCGTCCAGCCGTCGAACCGCGGCGAGTACGAAATCTCTGATGCGGTCGACCTCTTGATCCAGAGCGGGCGGACCATCGACGCGATTCGCATCGATGGCTGGCGGTCCGATATCGGATACCCAGAGGACCGGGACAAGGCAGAAGAACGCCTTGAACAGTTGGTTGAAGCGTAG
- a CDS encoding NAD-dependent epimerase/dehydratase family protein yields MDGKRVLVTGGAGFIGSNLANHLAESNDVIALDDGYLGKPENLDDAVEFVEASVLDDDLPVDVDLVFHLAALSSYAMHEENPHRGAEVNVDGFVNVVEQAQKAGCDTLVYASTSSIYGNRTEPSPEDMDVEARTGYEASKLARERYAEYYSNFYDMSAAGMRFFSVYQGYGGSEEHKGEYANVIAQFADDMANGESPVLYDDGTQTRDFTHVDDIVQGLVVAAEERLDGIFNLGTGESYSFNTVVEMLNDELGTNIDPEYVENPIPDDVYVHDTMADISKIRDATGWEPGITFEEGIERVCQQYQ; encoded by the coding sequence ATGGACGGAAAACGGGTCCTCGTCACAGGGGGAGCTGGCTTCATCGGTTCGAACCTCGCGAATCATCTCGCAGAATCGAACGACGTGATCGCACTCGACGACGGCTACCTCGGCAAACCGGAGAACCTGGACGACGCTGTCGAGTTCGTCGAGGCGAGCGTCCTCGACGACGACCTTCCAGTCGATGTAGACTTGGTGTTCCACCTTGCGGCGCTCTCCTCGTACGCGATGCACGAGGAGAACCCGCATCGGGGGGCTGAAGTGAACGTCGACGGGTTCGTGAACGTCGTCGAACAGGCACAGAAGGCAGGCTGTGACACCCTGGTGTACGCGTCGACCTCGTCGATCTACGGGAACCGCACGGAGCCCTCCCCGGAAGACATGGACGTCGAAGCGCGGACAGGCTACGAAGCGTCGAAGCTCGCGCGAGAGCGCTACGCCGAGTACTACTCGAACTTCTACGACATGTCCGCCGCAGGGATGCGGTTCTTCTCCGTCTACCAGGGCTACGGCGGCAGCGAGGAACACAAAGGCGAGTACGCGAACGTCATCGCCCAGTTCGCCGACGATATGGCTAACGGCGAGTCACCTGTCTTGTATGATGATGGGACGCAGACTCGGGACTTCACCCACGTCGACGACATCGTGCAGGGACTGGTCGTGGCTGCTGAAGAGCGACTGGACGGAATCTTCAACCTCGGGACTGGCGAGAGCTATTCCTTCAACACCGTCGTGGAGATGCTGAACGACGAACTCGGGACGAACATCGACCCGGAGTACGTCGAGAACCCGATTCCGGACGACGTGTACGTCCACGACACGATGGCTGATATCTCGAAGATTCGTGATGCGACCGGCTGGGAGCCCGGGATCACGTTCGAGGAAGGTATCGAACGCGTCTGCCAGCAGTATCAGTAA
- a CDS encoding winged helix-turn-helix domain-containing protein has protein sequence MIRAMTGAGRKPTVTDIEILQQFVRSPDPVLHPTELTETLDMSRQGVYKRLEKLVDDGALSSKKVAGTRIFWITDAGREQATAEKKQ, from the coding sequence ATGATTCGGGCAATGACTGGGGCTGGGCGAAAACCAACTGTCACCGACATCGAAATTCTCCAGCAATTCGTCCGTTCTCCCGATCCCGTCCTCCATCCGACCGAATTGACCGAGACGCTCGATATGTCCCGACAGGGGGTCTACAAACGGTTGGAGAAGCTTGTGGACGATGGGGCACTGTCGTCGAAGAAGGTCGCCGGCACACGCATCTTCTGGATAACGGACGCGGGGCGTGAGCAGGCGACTGCCGAGAAAAAACAATAG